Proteins co-encoded in one Leptospira dzoumogneensis genomic window:
- a CDS encoding helix-turn-helix transcriptional regulator yields the protein MYSLRISVQNGSFMTEKSKNKSKRIVRKQPKSEIIRRISEEEKKAFYHQLKVARIEANLTQAQVAKMIKRSRSQVSKIESGKSRLYMDEFLKFMKIYKKSPFFFYSVFTTNEVIKSQKRARVKSATQF from the coding sequence ATGTATTCTTTACGAATCTCTGTTCAAAATGGTTCCTTTATGACGGAAAAATCTAAAAACAAGTCTAAACGTATTGTCCGAAAACAGCCTAAATCGGAGATCATTAGGAGAATTTCCGAGGAAGAAAAGAAAGCATTCTATCATCAACTAAAGGTTGCGAGAATAGAAGCTAATCTTACTCAAGCACAGGTCGCAAAGATGATCAAAAGGAGCAGAAGTCAGGTTTCAAAGATAGAATCCGGGAAAAGTAGATTGTACATGGATGAGTTTTTAAAGTTTATGAAGATTTACAAGAAATCCCCTTTCTTCTTTTACTCAGTATTTACGACTAACGAAGTTATTAAATCACAGAAGAGA